One window of Burkholderia cepacia GG4 genomic DNA carries:
- a CDS encoding HAD hydrolase-like protein: MPYRLIAFDFDGTLADSLDCFLAALTEASRLHGFRDATPELRPALRGMSAREIIRALEVPMWKVPRVTIDMRRLMQPRIAQVQLFPGVDATFDALAARGIRIAIATSNAEDVVRDRLGPHASRRVDTFACGIPLFGKARRLRALVRETGMQPDDVLYVGDEIRDADAARRARIAFQGVAWGYTAPDALQSHCATPLLPSLEALLDHV, encoded by the coding sequence ATGCCCTATCGACTCATCGCGTTCGACTTCGACGGCACCCTTGCCGATTCGCTCGACTGTTTTCTCGCCGCACTGACGGAGGCGTCGCGCCTGCACGGCTTTCGCGACGCCACGCCCGAGCTGCGCCCGGCGCTGCGCGGCATGTCGGCGCGCGAGATCATCCGCGCGCTCGAGGTGCCGATGTGGAAGGTGCCGCGCGTGACGATCGACATGCGCCGGCTGATGCAGCCGCGCATCGCGCAGGTGCAGCTGTTCCCCGGGGTCGACGCCACCTTCGACGCGCTGGCCGCGCGCGGTATCCGCATTGCGATCGCGACGTCGAATGCCGAGGACGTCGTGCGCGACCGGCTCGGCCCGCACGCGAGCCGTCGCGTCGATACGTTCGCGTGCGGCATCCCGCTGTTCGGCAAGGCGCGCCGGCTGCGCGCGCTCGTGCGCGAAACGGGCATGCAGCCCGATGACGTGCTGTATGTCGGCGATGAAATCCGCGATGCCGATGCGGCGCGCCGTGCGCGCATCGCATTCCAGGGTGTCGCATGGGGTTACACGGCCCCCGACGCGTTGCAGTCGCATTGCGCGACGCCGTTGCTGCCGAGCCTCGAAGCACTGCTCGATCACGTGTGA
- a CDS encoding Txe/YoeB family addiction module toxin: MSVRRVLFTSDAWDDYVYWQGQDRKTLKRINQLIREAQRTPFEGIGKPEPLKANLSGFWSRRIDDTNRLVYEADDLQISIVSCRYHYA; this comes from the coding sequence ATGAGCGTACGACGCGTGCTCTTTACCTCCGACGCGTGGGACGACTATGTTTATTGGCAAGGGCAGGACCGCAAGACGCTCAAGCGCATCAACCAGCTCATTCGCGAAGCCCAACGTACGCCATTCGAAGGCATCGGCAAACCCGAACCGCTGAAGGCCAATCTGTCCGGCTTCTGGTCGCGCCGCATCGACGACACAAACCGTCTGGTTTATGAAGCTGACGATCTTCAGATCAGCATCGTGTCCTGCCGCTACCACTACGCGTAG
- a CDS encoding type II toxin-antitoxin system Phd/YefM family antitoxin — translation MRTIHFSDARGNLKTVIDQVVDDADVTLITRRDAPNAVIMSQEYYDSLMETVHLLRSPANVAHLERSIAQLRKGKAKEHKLAGDDE, via the coding sequence ATGCGCACGATTCACTTTTCGGATGCCCGCGGCAATCTGAAGACGGTCATCGACCAGGTCGTCGACGACGCGGACGTGACGCTCATCACACGTCGCGACGCGCCAAACGCAGTCATCATGTCGCAGGAATACTATGACAGCCTGATGGAGACGGTTCACCTGCTGCGCTCGCCGGCCAACGTCGCCCACCTCGAGCGCTCGATCGCGCAATTGCGCAAGGGCAAGGCGAAAGAGCACAAGCTGGCGGGGGACGATGAATGA
- a CDS encoding GNAT family N-acetyltransferase, which translates to MPAATPATLRFSTDKRELDIDAIFDFLHRDAYWSQGIPRDVVERAIEGSLCFGAYVGDRLVGFARLVTDHATFAYLCDVFVLPAERGNGYGRALIDHVFAQPMVQSLRRIMLVTTDAHELYRPVGFGPSANPERLMEIRRPDVYAKR; encoded by the coding sequence GTGCCCGCAGCCACCCCCGCCACGCTGAGATTTTCCACCGACAAGCGCGAACTCGACATCGACGCGATCTTCGACTTCCTGCATCGCGATGCGTACTGGTCGCAAGGCATCCCGCGCGATGTCGTCGAGCGCGCGATCGAAGGCTCGCTGTGCTTCGGCGCGTATGTCGGCGACCGGCTCGTCGGGTTTGCGCGGCTCGTGACCGATCATGCGACGTTCGCGTACCTGTGCGACGTGTTCGTGTTGCCGGCCGAACGCGGCAACGGCTACGGCCGCGCGCTGATCGACCACGTATTCGCGCAGCCGATGGTGCAAAGCCTGCGCCGCATCATGCTCGTGACGACCGACGCGCACGAGCTGTACCGGCCGGTCGGCTTCGGGCCGTCCGCGAATCCGGAGCGGCTGATGGAGATCCGCCGCCCCGACGTCTACGCGAAACGCTGA
- a CDS encoding DUF1653 domain-containing protein — MTEQEAEQLATHRHYKGGLYRYIGVARHSETEESVVVYEHLWPHARGLWVRPEAMFNENLPDGTPRFRKLRD, encoded by the coding sequence ATGACCGAACAGGAAGCCGAACAGCTCGCCACGCATCGCCACTACAAGGGCGGCCTGTATCGCTACATCGGCGTCGCCCGTCATTCCGAAACCGAGGAATCGGTGGTCGTGTACGAGCATCTGTGGCCGCATGCGCGCGGCCTGTGGGTGCGGCCGGAAGCGATGTTCAACGAGAACCTGCCGGACGGCACGCCGCGTTTTCGCAAGCTGCGCGACTGA
- the atpC gene encoding ATP synthase F1 subunit epsilon — translation MPTSMKLDILSVEDVLYSGDAHFVVVPGESGELGIYPHHAPLLTRLRPGVVMVVAAPGGEHRRLLVAGGLLEVSRAGVTLIADHALRTPELDDLRAREARHAADDWRRRFAHENRRTFDFASARAELMDEIRRFFALAMHRQAAPHDPAGGASQAASAP, via the coding sequence ATGCCAACGTCGATGAAGCTCGACATTCTCAGCGTGGAGGACGTGCTGTATTCGGGCGACGCGCATTTCGTCGTCGTGCCGGGGGAAAGCGGGGAGCTGGGTATCTACCCGCATCATGCGCCACTGCTCACGCGACTGCGGCCCGGCGTCGTGATGGTCGTTGCCGCACCGGGCGGCGAGCATCGCCGCCTGCTCGTCGCGGGCGGCCTGCTGGAAGTCAGCCGTGCCGGCGTGACGCTGATCGCCGATCACGCGCTGCGCACGCCCGAACTCGACGACCTGCGCGCACGCGAAGCACGCCATGCGGCGGACGACTGGCGCCGGCGCTTTGCGCACGAAAACCGGCGCACATTCGATTTCGCATCGGCTCGCGCGGAACTGATGGACGAAATCCGGCGCTTCTTCGCACTGGCGATGCACCGGCAGGCCGCGCCGCACGACCCGGCGGGCGGCGCCAGCCAGGCCGCGTCGGCGCCGTGA
- the atpG gene encoding ATP synthase F1 subunit gamma, protein MHIREIRSKIASTSSTRKITKAMEMMARTKMASAQRRARDFRPYATRIREMAERVLRDRPDHVSALMVRRTPVRRVGLIVVSTDRGLCGPLNTRLLVECVDALERWDQAGVACEISVIGARGIAPLMRHGATIAARAGGLAAAPQFEQLLGALLVPLTAFVNGELDEVHIAYNRLTSPLAYSPRIDAVLPITGLDTGPPAGDPAASDYLYEPAPKPVVDTLLLRYVEAMLYQAIVENHACEQCARMFSMQTATDNADRVLRDLRHLYQKTRQAQITTELCEIVAGAAAV, encoded by the coding sequence ATGCACATCCGCGAAATCCGCTCGAAGATCGCCAGTACCTCGTCCACGCGCAAGATCACGAAGGCGATGGAAATGATGGCCCGCACCAAGATGGCCAGCGCCCAGCGGCGTGCACGCGATTTCCGGCCCTATGCGACGCGCATCCGGGAAATGGCCGAGCGCGTGCTGCGCGACCGGCCCGACCACGTGTCCGCGCTGATGGTGCGGCGCACGCCCGTGCGCCGCGTCGGCCTGATCGTCGTCAGCACCGATCGCGGACTATGCGGCCCGCTCAATACACGGCTGCTGGTCGAATGCGTGGATGCGCTCGAACGCTGGGACCAGGCCGGCGTTGCGTGCGAAATCAGCGTGATCGGCGCGCGCGGTATCGCGCCGCTGATGCGCCATGGCGCGACCATCGCCGCCCGCGCAGGCGGCCTCGCCGCCGCGCCGCAGTTCGAGCAATTGCTCGGCGCGCTGCTGGTGCCGCTCACCGCGTTCGTCAACGGCGAACTCGACGAGGTACACATCGCGTACAACCGGCTGACGAGCCCGCTCGCGTATTCACCGCGGATCGACGCGGTACTGCCGATCACCGGCCTCGACACCGGCCCGCCGGCCGGCGACCCGGCCGCGTCCGATTATCTGTACGAGCCCGCGCCGAAGCCGGTCGTGGATACCTTGCTGCTGCGCTACGTCGAGGCGATGCTCTACCAGGCCATCGTCGAAAACCACGCGTGCGAGCAGTGCGCGCGGATGTTCAGCATGCAGACCGCGACCGACAACGCCGACCGCGTGCTGCGCGACCTGCGGCACCTGTACCAGAAGACGCGGCAGGCGCAGATCACCACCGAGCTGTGCGAGATCGTCGCCGGCGCGGCGGCCGTCTGA
- a CDS encoding alpha/beta fold hydrolase, translating to MNLKKAVTPSAPAAPSVSTPALPIFWPMAAAAAMFELGAAFTARNLRFAAEEEKLHCEPHPALASPNRALLALRTMTFRDYSVAPAHGLPTIVDAPYAGHRAMIADYQPGQSLMQTLREHGVTRVYLTDWRSATDDMRDLEIDQYLAELNVCVDELGGRVNLVGLCQGGWMSAMYAARFPHKVASLVLAGAPIDTDAGDGPIKRMAHACPTSFYEELVTMGGGLMRGRFMLRGWKNMHPDQHYLAEHVDLYEHLDDADYLRKREAFANWYESPIDLPGRWYLQAIVQIFKENRLAKGTFVALGRTLDLKAITCPVYLLAGEADDITTQEQVFAAQDLVGTPASQVTRQLVPGGHIGLFMGSRTLKDVWPGIARWIAAQR from the coding sequence ATGAATTTGAAGAAAGCCGTCACGCCTTCCGCGCCCGCCGCGCCGTCGGTCAGCACGCCCGCGTTGCCGATCTTCTGGCCGATGGCCGCCGCCGCCGCGATGTTCGAGCTCGGTGCGGCGTTCACCGCGCGCAACCTGCGCTTCGCCGCGGAAGAGGAGAAGCTGCATTGCGAGCCGCATCCGGCGCTGGCATCGCCGAACCGCGCGCTGCTGGCGCTACGCACGATGACGTTCCGCGATTATTCGGTCGCGCCGGCGCACGGTTTGCCGACGATCGTCGACGCGCCGTATGCGGGACATCGGGCGATGATCGCCGATTATCAGCCGGGGCAGAGCCTGATGCAGACGCTGCGCGAGCACGGCGTGACGCGCGTGTACCTGACGGACTGGCGCTCGGCGACCGACGACATGCGCGATCTCGAGATCGACCAGTACCTGGCCGAGTTGAACGTATGCGTCGACGAGCTCGGCGGGCGCGTGAATCTCGTCGGGCTGTGCCAGGGCGGGTGGATGTCCGCGATGTATGCGGCGCGCTTTCCGCACAAGGTCGCGAGCCTCGTGCTCGCGGGCGCGCCGATCGACACGGATGCGGGCGACGGCCCGATCAAGCGGATGGCGCACGCCTGTCCGACGTCGTTCTACGAGGAGCTGGTGACGATGGGTGGCGGCCTGATGCGCGGGCGCTTCATGTTGCGCGGCTGGAAGAACATGCATCCCGACCAGCACTATCTCGCCGAGCACGTCGACCTGTACGAACACCTCGACGACGCAGACTACCTGCGCAAGCGCGAAGCGTTCGCAAACTGGTACGAAAGTCCGATCGACCTGCCGGGGCGCTGGTATCTGCAGGCAATCGTGCAGATCTTCAAGGAGAACCGGCTCGCGAAGGGCACGTTCGTCGCGCTCGGGCGTACGCTCGACCTGAAGGCGATCACATGCCCGGTTTATCTGCTCGCCGGCGAGGCCGACGACATCACGACGCAGGAGCAGGTGTTTGCCGCACAGGACCTGGTGGGCACGCCCGCCTCGCAGGTGACGCGCCAGCTCGTGCCGGGCGGGCATATCGGGTTGTTCATGGGCTCGCGCACGCTGAAGGACGTGTGGCCGGGGATTGCCCGCTGGATCGCCGCGCAGCGGTAA
- a CDS encoding winged helix-turn-helix domain-containing protein — translation MLTLSPAAARALHLAAQGLLTPPRRKATKADVLDTIRRMAQLQIDTIHVVARSPYLVLFSRLGDFAPQWLDEHLAEARLFEYWSHEACFLPVEQFGLMRYKMLDPSGMGWKYAADWHEQNRTEIDRLLMRIRDEGPVRSADFIREGGAKGNGWWDRKPEKQHLEVLFTTGDLMVSERRNFQRVYDVRERVLPGWDDARDLPPRDAVLPALLDYTCRALGVVRADWVADYYRLPRRSYHAELERLADAGELIPVKIADWKEPAYVHRSLDALLPAAADDTLRSTVTTLLSPFDPVVWDRRRASTLFGFDYTIECYTPAHKRRYGYFCLPVLHRGRLVGRVDAKAHRALGTFELKAVHVEPGVRFGTGLAADVAKAVKRLAAWHGTPEVTVAHAPPELAKALAGS, via the coding sequence ATGCTTACGCTCTCGCCCGCCGCCGCCCGCGCGCTGCATCTCGCCGCGCAGGGCCTGCTGACCCCGCCCCGCCGCAAGGCCACCAAGGCCGACGTGCTCGACACGATCCGCCGGATGGCGCAGTTGCAGATCGATACCATTCACGTCGTCGCGCGCAGCCCGTATCTCGTGCTGTTCAGCCGTCTCGGCGACTTTGCGCCGCAGTGGCTCGACGAACATCTCGCCGAGGCTCGCCTGTTCGAATACTGGTCGCACGAAGCATGCTTCCTGCCGGTCGAGCAGTTCGGGCTGATGCGCTACAAGATGCTCGATCCGTCGGGAATGGGCTGGAAATACGCAGCGGACTGGCACGAGCAGAACCGCACCGAGATCGACCGGCTGCTCATGCGGATTCGCGACGAAGGCCCGGTGCGGTCGGCCGATTTCATCCGCGAAGGCGGCGCGAAGGGCAATGGATGGTGGGATCGCAAGCCCGAGAAGCAGCACCTGGAAGTGCTGTTCACCACCGGTGACCTGATGGTGTCCGAGCGCCGCAATTTCCAGCGCGTGTACGACGTACGGGAGCGCGTGCTGCCCGGCTGGGACGACGCGCGCGACCTGCCGCCGCGCGATGCGGTGCTGCCCGCGTTGCTCGACTACACGTGTCGCGCGCTCGGCGTCGTGCGTGCGGACTGGGTGGCCGACTACTACCGGCTGCCGCGCCGTTCGTACCACGCGGAGCTCGAGCGGCTCGCGGACGCCGGCGAACTGATTCCGGTGAAGATCGCCGACTGGAAGGAGCCGGCCTACGTGCATCGCTCGCTCGACGCGCTGCTGCCGGCCGCCGCGGACGACACGCTGCGCTCGACGGTCACGACGCTGCTGTCGCCGTTCGATCCGGTGGTGTGGGACCGGCGGCGCGCATCGACGCTGTTCGGGTTCGACTACACGATCGAGTGCTATACGCCCGCGCACAAGCGGCGCTACGGCTATTTCTGCCTGCCGGTGCTGCATCGCGGCCGGCTGGTCGGGCGCGTCGACGCGAAAGCGCATCGCGCGCTCGGCACGTTCGAGCTGAAGGCCGTGCATGTCGAGCCGGGCGTGCGGTTCGGCACCGGGCTCGCGGCCGACGTCGCGAAGGCCGTGAAGCGTCTGGCGGCGTGGCATGGCACGCCGGAGGTGACCGTCGCGCACGCGCCGCCGGAGCTGGCGAAAGCGCTGGCCGGCAGTTGA
- a CDS encoding MFS transporter produces the protein MSPVFLAPLIVACALFMESVDANIIVTALPAMARDFGHNPVTLNIAITAYVVGLGVFIPICGWLADRFSARSVFRTAIGIFVAGSLMCAASNSLGVLTFARFVQGVGGAMMVPVGRIIIFRAVPRSDLVRAMNYLAIPALFGPTVGPLVGGFITTYLHWRMIFFINVPIGIYGIYLASKHIANTHEPDPGPLDWFGFLLSASGAALLLMGLTLIDGSLTSRSNAILMCVAGTAMLALYVPYARRKERPVLDLSFLKIPTYHASVVGGSLFRIGLGAVPFLLPLALQEGLGMSAFHSGLITCASALGGAVSRSTATHTLRRFGFRTVLIYNAAFAGLAIAAYGMFHPGMATWAIWTIVLVGGIFPALQFTSLNSMIYADISQSDAGRATSLGSVVQQMSLGLGVTVAGLVLHVSHWLQGHQTMVWSDFWPAFVVVGLCSFASIPITRRLPPGAGDEVARGKRQ, from the coding sequence ATGTCGCCCGTCTTTCTAGCACCGCTCATCGTTGCCTGTGCGTTGTTCATGGAAAGCGTCGACGCGAACATCATCGTCACCGCGCTGCCCGCGATGGCGAGGGACTTCGGGCACAATCCCGTCACACTGAACATTGCGATCACGGCCTACGTGGTCGGCCTCGGCGTCTTCATCCCGATCTGCGGATGGCTCGCCGATCGCTTCAGCGCGCGCTCCGTATTCCGCACCGCGATCGGCATCTTCGTCGCCGGCTCGCTGATGTGCGCGGCCTCCAACTCCCTCGGCGTGCTCACGTTCGCGCGCTTCGTGCAGGGCGTCGGCGGCGCGATGATGGTGCCGGTCGGCCGGATCATCATCTTCCGCGCGGTGCCGCGCTCCGATCTCGTGCGCGCGATGAACTACCTCGCGATTCCCGCGCTGTTCGGGCCCACGGTCGGGCCGCTCGTCGGTGGCTTCATCACGACCTACCTGCACTGGCGGATGATCTTCTTCATCAACGTGCCGATCGGCATCTACGGGATCTACCTCGCGAGCAAGCACATCGCGAACACGCACGAGCCCGATCCGGGCCCGCTCGACTGGTTCGGCTTCCTGCTGTCCGCGAGCGGCGCCGCGCTGCTGCTGATGGGCCTGACGCTGATCGACGGTTCGCTCACGTCGCGCAGCAACGCGATCCTGATGTGCGTGGCCGGCACGGCGATGCTCGCGCTCTACGTGCCGTACGCGCGCCGCAAGGAGCGCCCGGTGCTCGACCTCAGTTTCCTGAAGATTCCGACCTACCACGCGAGCGTGGTCGGCGGCTCGCTGTTCCGCATCGGCCTCGGCGCGGTGCCGTTCCTGCTGCCGCTCGCGCTGCAGGAAGGGCTCGGGATGAGCGCGTTCCACTCCGGGCTGATCACGTGCGCGTCCGCGCTCGGCGGCGCGGTGAGCCGCTCGACGGCCACGCACACGCTGCGCCGCTTCGGCTTTCGGACGGTGCTGATCTATAACGCCGCGTTCGCCGGGCTCGCGATCGCCGCGTACGGCATGTTCCATCCGGGCATGGCGACCTGGGCGATCTGGACGATCGTGCTGGTCGGCGGCATCTTCCCCGCGCTGCAGTTCACGAGCCTGAACTCGATGATCTACGCGGACATCTCGCAGAGCGACGCGGGCCGCGCGACGAGCCTCGGCAGCGTCGTGCAGCAGATGTCACTCGGGCTCGGCGTGACGGTCGCCGGCCTCGTGCTGCACGTGTCGCACTGGCTGCAGGGGCATCAGACGATGGTGTGGTCGGATTTCTGGCCCGCGTTCGTGGTGGTCGGGCTGTGTTCGTTCGCGTCGATTCCGATCACGCGGCGGCTGCCGCCCGGCGCCGGCGACGAAGTCGCGCGCGGCAAGCGGCAATAA
- the treA gene encoding alpha,alpha-trehalase TreA yields the protein MTSRRAASTASHRSSPAPRLRWAAVTAVAYLAVAGCAAQADNANRAAMQAASQAAAPATTALASPASGTLLPPPSQLYGNLFVAVQTAQLYPDQKTFVDATPDTDPATIVRLYQQQKSQPGFSLMAFVDQHFTPPPAGGVTPPPNQTLRQHIDWLWPQLTRTSATVPPYSSLIALPKPYVVPGGRFREGYYWDSYFTMLGLQVSGREDLVDDMLDNFAYLIDTIGHVPNGNRTYYASRSQPPFFAYMVTLAAQAEGDKVYQKYLPALRKEHAYWMQGETTTPRGQAARHVVALPDGAVLNRYWDASDTPRDESYLEDVTTAKAVPGRPANEVYRDLRAGAESGWDYSSRWFGDGRTLETIRTTSIVPVDLNSLMFHLETTIVKGCTVSRDVACVTDFSARAARRAAAINRYLWNRHGYYGDYDWQLRKPRDAVTAAALYPLFAGVAWPERAKATAREVRNTLLQPGGLATTTANTGQQWDAPNGWAPLQWIASEGLRRYGEPALAKDIDTRFLTDVKHVYATEGKLVEKYVVEGAGAGGGGGGEYPLQDGFGWTNGVTLKLLGLYGE from the coding sequence ATGACGTCACGTCGTGCCGCATCGACCGCATCGCATCGTTCGTCGCCCGCGCCGCGTCTGCGCTGGGCCGCCGTCACGGCCGTCGCCTACCTGGCCGTCGCCGGCTGCGCCGCGCAGGCCGACAATGCGAACCGGGCCGCCATGCAGGCGGCCAGCCAGGCCGCGGCGCCCGCCACGACGGCGCTCGCGAGCCCGGCCTCCGGCACGCTGCTGCCGCCACCGAGCCAGCTCTACGGTAACCTGTTCGTCGCGGTGCAGACCGCGCAGCTCTATCCCGACCAGAAGACCTTCGTCGATGCGACGCCCGACACCGATCCGGCGACGATCGTACGGTTGTATCAGCAACAGAAGTCGCAGCCGGGCTTCTCGCTGATGGCGTTTGTCGATCAGCACTTCACGCCGCCGCCGGCAGGCGGGGTCACGCCGCCACCGAACCAGACGCTGCGCCAGCACATCGACTGGTTGTGGCCGCAACTGACGCGCACGAGCGCGACGGTGCCGCCGTACAGCTCGCTGATCGCGCTGCCGAAACCGTACGTGGTGCCGGGCGGGCGCTTCCGCGAAGGCTACTACTGGGATAGCTATTTCACGATGCTCGGGCTGCAGGTGTCGGGGCGCGAGGATCTCGTCGACGACATGCTCGACAATTTCGCGTATCTGATCGACACGATCGGCCACGTCCCGAACGGCAACCGCACCTACTATGCGAGCCGCTCGCAGCCGCCGTTCTTCGCATACATGGTCACGCTCGCCGCGCAGGCCGAAGGTGACAAGGTCTACCAGAAATACCTGCCGGCGCTGCGCAAGGAGCATGCGTACTGGATGCAGGGCGAAACCACGACGCCGCGCGGGCAGGCCGCGCGCCACGTGGTCGCGCTGCCGGACGGCGCGGTGCTGAACCGCTACTGGGACGCGAGCGACACGCCGCGCGACGAGTCGTATCTCGAGGACGTGACGACCGCGAAGGCCGTGCCGGGCCGCCCGGCGAACGAGGTGTACCGCGACCTGCGCGCGGGCGCCGAAAGCGGCTGGGACTACAGCTCGCGCTGGTTCGGCGACGGCAGGACGCTCGAGACGATCCGCACGACGTCGATCGTGCCGGTCGACCTGAACAGCCTGATGTTCCATCTCGAGACGACGATCGTGAAGGGCTGCACGGTGTCGCGCGACGTCGCCTGCGTGACCGATTTCTCGGCGCGCGCGGCGCGGCGCGCGGCCGCGATCAATCGCTATCTGTGGAATCGCCATGGTTATTACGGCGACTACGACTGGCAACTGCGCAAGCCGCGCGACGCCGTGACGGCGGCCGCGCTGTATCCGCTGTTCGCGGGCGTTGCGTGGCCCGAGCGCGCGAAGGCGACCGCGCGCGAGGTGCGCAACACGCTGCTGCAGCCGGGCGGCCTCGCGACGACGACCGCGAACACGGGCCAGCAGTGGGATGCGCCGAACGGCTGGGCGCCGCTACAGTGGATCGCGAGCGAAGGGCTGCGCCGCTACGGCGAACCGGCGCTCGCGAAGGACATCGACACGCGTTTCCTGACCGACGTGAAGCATGTGTATGCGACCGAAGGCAAGCTCGTCGAGAAGTACGTGGTCGAAGGTGCCGGCGCGGGCGGCGGCGGTGGCGGCGAATATCCGCTGCAGGACGGCTTCGGCTGGACCAACGGCGTCACGCTGAAACTGCTGGGTCTGTATGGCGAGTAA
- a CDS encoding carbohydrate porin, translated as MRNRFEPTLRKPRLDALATLLLSLAAAPAFAQSSAPTAAAEPAAGASDTAAPAPAADAAAPAPTGFWERSNLLGNMGGLRDVLGDHGVTLNLQETSEYLYNAAGGTQRGGAYQGLTQFGFNVDTEKAIGLPGGTFNVSALQIHGTNLTQRYLQTLQTATGIEANSTTRLWELWYQQAFLDGKADVKVGQQSVDQEFMVSQYAATFMNATFGWPVLPSTDLPAGGAAYPLSSLGVRLRVKPADAWTAMVGVFDGNPAGRSDGDAQVLNAHGTNFNLRSGAFVIGELQYALNAPPADPKAPQPTGLPGTYKLGFWYQSQHADDPRTGTDGLSLANPASNGIPATHRGNYGFYAVADQMVWRPAADSPRSVGVFARVMGAPGDRNIVDFAANAGVTLKAPFKGRDNDTAGIAVGYAKIGSHARGFDGDTGVYTTPGYPVRRAETVIEATYQYQVTPWWQLQADLQHFFRPGGGIPNPNVAGARIGDETVVGVRTTISF; from the coding sequence ATGAGGAATCGTTTCGAACCCACGCTGCGCAAACCGCGCCTCGACGCGCTCGCGACGCTGCTGCTGTCGCTCGCCGCCGCGCCCGCGTTCGCACAATCGTCGGCGCCCACCGCGGCTGCCGAGCCGGCGGCCGGCGCCAGCGACACTGCCGCCCCCGCACCGGCCGCCGATGCTGCCGCGCCCGCTCCGACCGGTTTCTGGGAACGCTCGAACCTGCTCGGCAACATGGGCGGCCTGCGCGACGTGCTCGGCGATCACGGCGTCACGCTGAACCTGCAGGAAACCAGCGAGTACCTGTACAACGCCGCAGGCGGCACGCAGCGCGGCGGCGCGTATCAGGGTCTCACCCAGTTCGGCTTCAACGTCGATACGGAAAAGGCGATCGGGCTGCCCGGCGGCACGTTCAACGTGTCGGCCCTGCAGATCCACGGCACCAACCTCACGCAGCGCTACCTGCAGACGCTGCAGACGGCGACCGGTATCGAGGCGAATTCGACCACGCGCCTGTGGGAGCTCTGGTACCAGCAGGCGTTCCTCGACGGCAAGGCCGACGTGAAGGTCGGCCAGCAGAGTGTCGACCAGGAATTCATGGTGAGCCAGTACGCGGCGACCTTCATGAACGCGACGTTCGGCTGGCCCGTGCTGCCGTCGACCGACCTGCCGGCCGGCGGCGCCGCGTATCCGTTGTCGTCGCTCGGCGTGCGGCTGCGCGTCAAACCGGCTGACGCGTGGACCGCGATGGTCGGCGTATTCGACGGCAACCCGGCCGGCCGCAGCGACGGCGACGCCCAAGTGCTGAACGCGCACGGCACCAACTTCAACCTGCGCAGCGGCGCGTTCGTGATCGGCGAACTCCAATACGCGCTGAACGCGCCGCCCGCCGACCCGAAAGCGCCGCAACCGACCGGCCTGCCCGGCACCTACAAGCTCGGCTTCTGGTATCAGTCGCAGCACGCGGACGATCCGCGCACCGGCACCGACGGGCTGTCGCTCGCGAATCCGGCGAGCAACGGGATTCCCGCCACGCATCGCGGCAACTACGGTTTCTATGCGGTCGCGGATCAGATGGTGTGGCGGCCGGCGGCAGACAGCCCTCGCTCGGTCGGCGTGTTCGCTCGCGTGATGGGCGCACCGGGCGATCGCAATATCGTCGATTTCGCGGCGAATGCGGGCGTGACGCTCAAGGCGCCGTTCAAGGGCCGCGACAACGATACGGCCGGCATCGCGGTCGGCTACGCGAAGATCGGCTCGCATGCGCGCGGCTTCGACGGCGACACCGGGGTCTACACGACGCCCGGCTATCCGGTGCGCCGCGCGGAGACGGTGATCGAGGCGACCTACCAGTATCAGGTCACGCCGTGGTGGCAGTTGCAGGCCGACCTGCAGCACTTCTTCCGGCCGGGCGGCGGCATCCCGAACCCGAACGTGGCCGGCGCGCGCATCGGCGACGAAACGGTGGTCGGCGTGCGCACGACGATCTCGTTCTGA